CTTACTTCAAATGGATAAGGCACTAGAGTTAGCAGGTAATCATGAAGTAAAAGTAGCGGTTATCGATTCTGGTGTGGATTTTAAACACCCTGATTAAAATCTCAAGTACTTCCACCGTATAATGCCGCAGCACCAGCCAATACCACTTATACTGGTGACCACGGAACACATGTAGCGGGTATTATTGGCGCTGCAAAAGATAATAATGTAGGAGGACATGGGATTAATCCAAATGCTAAGCTTCTTCCAATTGATGTATTCAACGGAGAAGAAGGTGCCAATGATTTCGTCATTGCACAAGGTATTCTTTACGCCATTGAACAGGGCGCTGATGTTATTAACATGAGTCTTGGTGGTTATGGAGAATCTCCATTAATGAAAGACGCTGTTAAGCAAGCGATAGATAAAGGAATTACGATTGTAGCAGCAGCAGGAAACGAATCGACAGATGAATATTCTTTCCCTGCTTCTTACGAAGGTGTCATTAGCGTAGGTTCTACAAATGATATCAACAAACTATCAAGCTATTCAAACTATGGTCCATCGGTTGACGTGGTAGCACCAGGTGAGGAAATATACAGTACCGTTCACGACGAGAAAAAGGGATCATCCTTTGTCAAATTTAGTGGGACATCAATGGCAGCTCCCGTTGTAGCAGGTGTTGCCTCCCTACTAAAATCAAAACATCCAAATTTAAAGCCTCATGAAGTAGAAGCTATTCTCGAAATGACCGCAAATAATCTAGGTGAGAAAGGCTATGATCTTACATATGGACATGGTCTTATCAACCCGGTGAAAGCATTACAGTTTAATGTCAATAATCTTCCGAAAGAGTATTCAGAAACAACGGAAGAACGTATTAAAAACGCCAAAGTTCTTGCAAAGAATACATTGAATTCAGAAAAAGGTGAATTCAAACAACCAAACGAAAAAAAATGGTACAAGGTTGATTTAGATGCAAATGAATATGCTCAACTGACATTAAAGGGTGCAAACAAATACGATTATGCACTTGAATTGTATTTCTACCCTACAGATAGCAAAGAGGAAGTCGACCCAATCCATGTCAATGATGTGCGTGTAGGAAAGCAAGAGGGATACCTATACAAAGCAGATCAAAAAGGAACACTGCTTGTTGGGGTTAAAGATTATAATGGCAGCTATAACTTAAATGGTGAGTCGAATTATGTATTCACTGCTCAAACAACGAAGGATTTACCAGTTGATTCATTAGAGATGGACAAAAAGGAGAACATTCAACAGTTCCCATTCAGTACAAAAGGGAAAAACTATACCCTGCTTTCTAAAGATCAACAAAGCGACCAAGATTATTTCACATTTTCAGTAAAAGAACCAACAACGCTGCGATTTGATTTGTCTGGTATTCCAGGTGTTACAGCCTCTATGGAACTTTATCTAAAGGAAGAATTAGATGCTGTACCAGCAGAAAACGTTAATGATGAGGAAATGTATGAGGCCTATCCAATTCAAACAAGCTATAGCGCAGATAAAGGCGACGGTGTAAACCTTATTGTTGACGCTATTCCTGGGACAGAATATGTATTAAACGTATCCAATCAAGGCAGTAGTGCTTTTTCACTTGATATGTTCTTTAGCGGCGGCATTGAAAATGAAGAAACGATAAGTGAATCCATCATCCCTTATACATTAAAGGGTGAAGTCGTTACCCTTCCTGAAGATGAAGACGGGTTACCGTTAAATGAGGAAATGCCAGAAGGTAATGTAGAAAATGAGCTTTTACCTTTAACTCAATATCAAACAAAAAAAGACAATCAAATAAATAATTTATTCAATATGTTTATGGATCCTGGTGCTATGGGTAATCCGGAAGACATAGCTCTAATTATGGAGCAAGCCGTTCCTTTTGACATTGGTCAAGATAAAAAAGCTTACTTCCAAACAGAATTTGATGAAGATTACTTCTTATTAAAGCCCGAAGAAGATGCCGTATATGGTTTCCAAGTTAAAAAGGCATGAATCAAATTCCAGCTGGAACTATTTTTGAATATGATGAGGAAACAAACGAATTATTAGCAGTTTCTTCATTAAGTAATGATATGGGGATACTAAGTTTACTTCTTGGCTCAACTAGTAATGCCAATGATGCAAAAGCAGTCGCATTGAAAAAGGACAAAACTTATGTTGTAAAGGTAATGAATCAAGGTGCTCGCTCGGCTGAACCATATACTCTTAAAACAAGTAAATTAGCAGCTATCCCATCAGATTATAAAAGTGATAATAACACAACAATAAATGCTCAAGCGGTGCAACCTGGTACAATCTATAAAGATCATATCATTTATCAAGATGATATTGATTACTACTACTATAAACAACGCGGTCAAGATGAAATCATGAGCCTTCTTGTTTCTTCTGTACCTATGACAAATGAACAGCTAAATCAATTACCTAAAGAGCTTCAAAATGCCTTTAAATTTTCAGGTTCTATAATTGAAGATACAAATGGCAACATGGAAATTGATCCAAAAGAATTGGAAACCGAAATTCAATTTGGACAAGGCAATAACATTTTTGAACTATTACTCGGTATTATTGGCACAACTGATGTTAATACCTCTTTTAAAGCGAAAAAGAATCATGGTTATTTTATTATTATTAACGGTATGAACCTTGAACAAGTATCGATTCATCCATATACTTTAAGCATGTATAAACACAATCAAGTCGATGAAGATAAGGATTCCGAATTAATCAATGGTATACCAACAAAGCCATCTAAGCTTACGAAAAAAGATAACAAATGGGTTGCTTCGCAATATTTAAATGCCGGTGTTCCGTTTGGCGATAAAGACTACTTTGAATTAAATATTGATAGCAAACGCGATGTATTCTTCTCTCTACAAACAGAAAAAGCACTGGATGGTGTTATCCGTATCATTGATGCAAAAGGAAAAACAGTAGGAACTTTTGATCTTTACGGAACTGAAGATCCGGAAGTAGGTACAGTTGAATTAGACAAAGGAACTTACTATATTGAAGTAAGTGAATTAAACGGCAAAGCTAGTACTCAACCATATACACTTGAAGTACAATAGGGTATAAATCACCTAAACATAGTCACTTCTGTTGTCTGATTTAGAACTAAAACAAAAGAGAAAAAGTGTTAGATTGACTGTAGTCAATCTAACACTTTTTTGCTATGCCGTTGTTGTCTGCAACGGCGGTGCTTTCCGCTACCAACAACTAGTGAACAGTTCTAATTTTTTAGTAGTTGCAAAAGCATGAATAGCTAAATCTATATAGTTTGGAGAATTTAATTACTTCGGTGCAATGACTTTTTTGCCGCCCATATAAGGAACTAATACCTCTGGAATAGCTACGCTTCCGTCGGCTTGCTGATAGTTTTCAAGGATGGCAGCCACTGTTCGACCAATAGCAAGACCTGAACCATTTAATGTGTGTACGTATTCTGGTTTAGCATTTGGCTCACGGCGGAAGCGGATATTGGCACGACGCGCTTGGAAATCCTCAAAGTTTGAGCAAGAAGAAATTTCACGGTACATATTTTGTGCTGGAATCCATACTTCTAAATCATATTTTTTGGCAGCAGTGAAGCCTAAATCAGCTGTACACATTTTTAATTTACGATAAGGTAAACCTAATAATTGTAATACTTTTTCAGCGTGACCTGTTAATAATTCTAGCTGTTCATAAGATTCCTCTGGTTTTACAAAACGGACTAATTCCACTTTATTAAATTGGTGCTGACGAATTAAGCCACGTGTATCGCGACCGGCAGAGCCCGCTTCTGAGCGGAAGCAAGCGCTATACGCTGCAAAGCCTTGTGGTAAAACTTCAATAGGTAGAATTTCATCACGATAGAAATTCGTAACAGGTACTTCTGCTGTTGGAATCATAAAGTAATCTGTATCATCTAGTTTAAATACATCTTCTTCAAATTTAGGTAGCTGACCTGTACCCGTTAAGCTATCTCGATTAACAATAACAGGTGGTAGCATTTCTTCATAACCATGCTCTTCTGCATGTAAATCCATCATAAAGCTCATTAATGCACGTTCTAAACGAGCACCTAAGCCACGATAGAATAAGAAACGACTGCCCGCTACTTTTGCTCCACGTTCAAAATCTACAATTTGTAAATCTGTTGCGATATCCCAGTGTGCTTTAATATCAAAATCAAAAGTTGGTACTTCGCCCCACGTATATTCCACTACATTGTCGTCTTCCGTAGTACCGACTGGCACAGATTCATGTGGCACGTTTGGTAAGCGCATCATCATATCTTTAAAACGGTCTTCTACTTCATTGAGTTGTGTATCTAGCTCTTTAATTTCATCGCCAACTTGACGCATACGTGCGATGACTTCATCAGCATTTTCTTTATTACGTTTCATAACAGAAATTTGTTCAGATACTTTATTTCGTTCTGCTTTCAGTTCTTCTGCTTTCGCGATTAATTCGCGACGTTTTGTATCTAAAGCTTCAAAATCATCTAAGTTTCCTAAATCTTCATTGCGTGTTAATAGCATTTCTTTAATTTCCGCGAAGTTATCACGGACGCGTTTAATATCTAACATCCTTCATACCTCCAGTAGTAGATTCATAAATGATGGGAATTTATAGATAAGATAGAACACAAAAAAGCCCTCATCCCATGAAAGGGACGAGAGCTACCCGCGTTGCCACCCTAATTGACCAGACAGATTGCCTAGTCCACTTATCTCATAACGGCATTTCAGCCGGCGACAGCCTACTTCATTCACTTCGACTGCGCAACTCCAGGACGGATTCACAAGTGCTTTTATCAGCTTCCACCACCCGCTGACTCTCTAAAAAAAACGTGCTTGCTACTACTTCCCATCATCGTGTTCAATTATTTAAATTTTATCCATACTGTACTATATGAAACGACATTTTGCAAGTCACACCATGGTCGTCACAAAATATTTGACAATGCGCAAATCTGTCGTTAGTTCAGGATGAAATGAACAGCCAAGTAAATGACCATCTCGCGCTAGCACAATTTTTCCGTCATGCTCCGCTAGCACTTCAACACCTTCCCCAACTGACACAATATGCGGTGCGCGTATAAAGACAGCTGGTATTGCTTCGCCAATCGCTTGGATATTTAAATTCACTTCAAAGCTATCTACTTGACGTCCATATGAATTTCGAGCAACGACAACATCCATTACAGCTAAATGTGGATCATGGTCAACTACTTCTTTTGCCAATAATATCAATCCAGCACACGTGCCGAATATTGGTACGCCTTTTTGCGCAAGTGAACGAATGGGCCCCAATAGTTCATAGCGATCAAGTAACTTGCGCATTGTTGTACTTTCTCCACCTGGTAATATAAGTCCATCAAGCCCTTCTAATTGCTCCTTATGCTTGACTAAAACCGTTTGACAACCAAGTGTCTCTAACATTCGTACATGCTCTCTAACAGCACCCTGTAATGCTAATACACCGACTCTCTTCATATTACCAGCCTCGTTCTTGCATACGTTCACTTTGACTAAGTTGTGCAATATCAATACCTTTCATCGGCACACCCAGCTCTTTTGAAATTTCTGCAATCAATTTATAATCTTTATAATGCGTCGTTGCTTCTACAATGGCACGTGCAAATTTCTCAGGATTTTCCGATTTAAAAATACCAGAGCCCACAAATACTCCATCAGCACCTAACTCCATCATTAATGCTGCGTCTGCTGGTGTCGCTACACCGCCTGCGGCAAAGTTTACAACTGGTAATCGACCAAGCTTTTTAATTTCTCGTAATAATTCAAATGGCGCACCAAGCAATTTTGCCTCAGTCATTAACTCATCCTCAGTCATCCCGACAACTTTTCGTACTTGGGCATTGACCTTACGAATATGGCGTACAGCCTCTACAATATTCCCTGTACCTGGCTCACCTTTCGTCCGTAGCATAGATGCCCCTTCACCGATACGACGAGCCGCTTCTCCTAAATCACGACAGCCGCATACAAATGGCACTGTATAGTCACTTTTCAATAAATGATATTCCTCATCCGCTGGCGTTAACACTTCACTCTCATCAATATAATCAACGCCCATTGCCTCTAACACGCGAGCTTCAACGATATGACCAATACGTGCTTTCGCCATAACAGGAATTGTGACAGCCGCCATAACCTCCTCTACAATACGAGGATCTGCCATGCGTGCCACTCCTCCTGCCTTTCGTATATCTGAAGGCACTCGCTCTAATGCCATCACAGCCACAGCACCCGCTGCTTCAGCAATTTTCGCCTGCTCCGCATTAATGACATCCATAATCACGCCACCCTTTTGCATTTCCGCCATCCCA
This genomic interval from Lysinibacillus sphaericus contains the following:
- a CDS encoding S8 family peptidase, whose amino-acid sequence is MGAAKDNNVGGHGINPNAKLLPIDVFNGEEGANDFVIAQGILYAIEQGADVINMSLGGYGESPLMKDAVKQAIDKGITIVAAAGNESTDEYSFPASYEGVISVGSTNDINKLSSYSNYGPSVDVVAPGEEIYSTVHDEKKGSSFVKFSGTSMAAPVVAGVASLLKSKHPNLKPHEVEAILEMTANNLGEKGYDLTYGHGLINPVKALQFNVNNLPKEYSETTEERIKNAKVLAKNTLNSEKGEFKQPNEKKWYKVDLDANEYAQLTLKGANKYDYALELYFYPTDSKEEVDPIHVNDVRVGKQEGYLYKADQKGTLLVGVKDYNGSYNLNGESNYVFTAQTTKDLPVDSLEMDKKENIQQFPFSTKGKNYTLLSKDQQSDQDYFTFSVKEPTTLRFDLSGIPGVTASMELYLKEELDAVPAENVNDEEMYEAYPIQTSYSADKGDGVNLIVDAIPGTEYVLNVSNQGSSAFSLDMFFSGGIENEETISESIIPYTLKGEVVTLPEDEDGLPLNEEMPEGNVENELLPLTQYQTKKDNQINNLFNMFMDPGAMGNPEDIALIMEQAVPFDIGQDKKAYFQTEFDEDYFLLKPEEDAVYGFQVKKA
- the serS gene encoding serine--tRNA ligase; amino-acid sequence: MLDIKRVRDNFAEIKEMLLTRNEDLGNLDDFEALDTKRRELIAKAEELKAERNKVSEQISVMKRNKENADEVIARMRQVGDEIKELDTQLNEVEDRFKDMMMRLPNVPHESVPVGTTEDDNVVEYTWGEVPTFDFDIKAHWDIATDLQIVDFERGAKVAGSRFLFYRGLGARLERALMSFMMDLHAEEHGYEEMLPPVIVNRDSLTGTGQLPKFEEDVFKLDDTDYFMIPTAEVPVTNFYRDEILPIEVLPQGFAAYSACFRSEAGSAGRDTRGLIRQHQFNKVELVRFVKPEESYEQLELLTGHAEKVLQLLGLPYRKLKMCTADLGFTAAKKYDLEVWIPAQNMYREISSCSNFEDFQARRANIRFRREPNAKPEYVHTLNGSGLAIGRTVAAILENYQQADGSVAIPEVLVPYMGGKKVIAPK
- the pdxT gene encoding pyridoxal 5'-phosphate synthase glutaminase subunit PdxT, which encodes MKRVGVLALQGAVREHVRMLETLGCQTVLVKHKEQLEGLDGLILPGGESTTMRKLLDRYELLGPIRSLAQKGVPIFGTCAGLILLAKEVVDHDPHLAVMDVVVARNSYGRQVDSFEVNLNIQAIGEAIPAVFIRAPHIVSVGEGVEVLAEHDGKIVLARDGHLLGCSFHPELTTDLRIVKYFVTTMV
- the pdxS gene encoding pyridoxal 5'-phosphate synthase lyase subunit PdxS — protein: MKQTGTELVKRGMAEMQKGGVIMDVINAEQAKIAEAAGAVAVMALERVPSDIRKAGGVARMADPRIVEEVMAAVTIPVMAKARIGHIVEARVLEAMGVDYIDESEVLTPADEEYHLLKSDYTVPFVCGCRDLGEAARRIGEGASMLRTKGEPGTGNIVEAVRHIRKVNAQVRKVVGMTEDELMTEAKLLGAPFELLREIKKLGRLPVVNFAAGGVATPADAALMMELGADGVFVGSGIFKSENPEKFARAIVEATTHYKDYKLIAEISKELGVPMKGIDIAQLSQSERMQERGW